Proteins encoded within one genomic window of Haematobia irritans isolate KBUSLIRL chromosome 5, ASM5000362v1, whole genome shotgun sequence:
- the LOC142238681 gene encoding cyclic GMP-AMP synthase-like protein, translating into MFYSAYNYTRVNMNTFENHLKRIDNNISISAADRQPYMEIFETVKSRLIAEMKFEDALFRELSGGTDLFGSYSNGVKLQKPDEFDVFIVLKFPENLLKISLDTNQPGYLIIQADRERFQNLQKLVGAESLRTLSSMFDTTLRLKENVFVKWLKDVIERAVERLQNNLIGYNISYQGRAVAQNLYVKRNEKRISFDFVPAILCDNITGVKESTSGNFYAIVKREFHTATEFSFLLGNPRAEHNLLWDKNNLKIVCRLIKALRDHYDMKRMKSYFITAIFLLEVELHPQNVYWQKSVDELFFHMLQRLCDYLNKRCLPYYWNRDLNLLSTLKPHEISQYSRDFQTAYAELWKYRQCNVPFETVATFFKSPK; encoded by the exons CGTAAACATGAATACATTCGAAAATCATTTAAAACGAATTGACAACAACATCAGCATATCGGCTGCTGACCGTCAGCcctatatggaaatttttgagaCTGTTAAAAGTCGACTAATAGCGGAAATGAAATTCGAGGATGCCTTGTTCAGAGAACTTTCTGGTGGTACCGATCTGTTCG gaagttaCTCCAATGGTGTTAAATTGCAAAAACCAGATGAATTCGACGTTTTTATTGTGTTAAAGTTTCCAgagaatttattgaaaataagtTTAGACACTAACCAGCCTGGATATTTGATTATACAAGCTGATCGTGAACGTTTTCAGAATCTACAAAAGTTGGTTGGCGCAGAATCATTGCGCACCCTTTCTTCGATGTTCGATACAACTCTCCGTTTGAAAGAGAATGTATTCGTCAAATGGCTAAAGGATGTGATTGAAAGAGCAGTGGAACGTCTTCAAAATAACCTAATTGGTTACAACATTTCATATCAAGGACGTGCTGTTGCCCAAAATCTGTATGTCAAGCGCAACGAAAAAAGAATATCTTTTGATTTTGTACCAGCAATATTGTGTGATAATATTACAGGGGTGAAAGAATCTACTTCCGGAAATTTCTATGCAATAGTCAAGCGAGAGTTCCATACTGCCACTgagttttcatttcttttgggtAATCCTCGGGCTGAACATAATCTCCTATgggataaaaataatttgaaaattgtatgCCGTTTAATAAAAGCCCTTCGAGATCATTATGACATGAAACGCATGAAAAGTTATTTTATAACGGCaatttttctattggaagtAGAACTTCACCCTCAAAATGTTTATTGGCAAAAGTCGGTGGACGAATTATTTTTCCAT atgtTACAACGGCTTTGTGATTATTTAAATAAGCGTTGTCTTCCATATTACTGGAATCGAGATTTGAATTTATTGTCCACTTTAAAACCACATGAAATATCGCAGTATTCTCGGGATTTCCAAACAGCTTATGCGGAACTCTGGAAATATCGCCAATGTAATGTGCCTTTTGAAACTGTGGCTACATTTTTCAAGAGTCCTAAGTAA
- the Tapdelta gene encoding translocon-associated protein delta: protein MRQFVSVLLISLFIASAYGSTCTSPKATVTSFSTQDATILTQLGHVGEFTLKCGNGAKPNLFAEFPCGKVVPVAQVGDEKYQVSWTEEIKKGSSGNVVVRLFDEDGYANLRKVQRDGGKVSNVKSLVDITISTKGAYKGPWVKAELVAALIVAGVAYFAVTTKSKVQL from the exons ATGCGTCAATTCGTTAGTGTTTTGCTGATCTCATTGTTCATTGCTTCGGCCTATGGTAGTACATGTACTAGCCCAAAAGCTACAGTGACATCCTTCAGCACTCAAGATGCTACTATTCTGACACAGTTGGGTCATGTCGGTGAATTCACTTTGAAATGTGGCAATGGAGCCAAACCCAATCTCTTCGCTGAATTTCCCTGTGGCAAAGTTGTTCCCGTAGCTCAAGTTGGTGATGAGAAATACCAA GTCAGCTGGACTGAAGAAATCAAAAAGGGATCCAGTGGCAATGTAGTAGTCCGTCTTTTCGATGAAGATGGCTATGCCAACTTACGCAAAGTTCAACGTGATGGTGGAAAAGTTTCCAATGTCAAGTCTTTGGTTGATATCACTATCAGCACCAAGGGTGCCTATAAAGGTCCCTGGGTTAAGGCTGAACTAGTAGCTGCCTTAATTGTGGCTGGTGTTGCCTACTTTGCCGTAACCACCAAATCCAAGGTCCAACTGTAA
- the LOC142239435 gene encoding uncharacterized protein LOC142239435 isoform X1, with protein MGTHQDPCTTPPASSCSSSMNKAIRPVQRGGTSESSTTSDNTTDFIEIVKRHDVVYNTHHPDYKNVEVKLKVWTEIAKEIGLSVDASKRKWKNLRDSYTKYLRSFRVGSKTSKKYQFWAHADNMDFLKPYQGPGRSNNGIILQKDEDETECDLGFQVLAKATSNSTDEDVKQTTLGNSTSNLFASSLANVLPNFVGGAGIFTSTSSSSSLGLTTATSGTNGFSTTGPLVLPVPSLPTVQLPPSLTAKPILSGMPNASCATNGISISSQSSSHSTTTTTNSSTSQISSSLSSLTAATPSSLASQIFALPQLSAKGPIPMPANNTASSVGCLIIEPQLFASADTFKKEFGNVSSGSTSSANSCITSTTSKTQITPSNLSIYPNINAQVTPVSAAASMANATNLLNPPMITKIRRVQPSPHHQTPTAINLSYNSTAPVVSSACLSLPSSLSYTGPNGFFSTAPNLLPNNFTTNFAANLTPVSNTVTTTTLNGPSPAKRLKTAELEISAILQANRDLDANTLFFLSLARSVRSMPTKFQSLAKMRCMRIVSDIELELDNVNCDGSDVNSPNNNKYCTNNTDSPPSAIGSHINEPPQSEHFVYVMSPSRVEGMIDLSSDDENTQSVNSGANSSCGVGGTTAASGNGIIGQSN; from the exons ATGGGTACTCATCAAGACCCCTGCACTACTCCTCCAGCGTCCAGCTGCAGCAGCTCTATGAATAAAGCCATAAGACCTGTACAGCGAGGCGGTACCAGTGAATCTTCAACCACATCGGATAATACCACCGATTTCATAGAGATTGTCAAGAGGCATGACGTGGTATACAACACTCATCATCCGGATTATAAGAATGTCGAAGTCAAATTGAAAGTTTGGACAGAAATAGCCAAAGAAATCGGTCTATCAGTGG ATGCATCTAagagaaaatggaaaaatctaCGGGATAGCTATACCAAATATTTGCGTTCATTTCGAGTTGGGTCAAAAACATCAAAGAAATATCAATTTTGGGCTCATGCCGATAATATGGATTTCTTGAAACCCTACCAGGGCCCAGGAAG atCAAACAATGGTATCATTTTGCAAAAAGACGAAGATGAAACTGAATGTGATTTGGGATTTCAAGTTTTGGCAAAGGCTACCAGTAATTCGACCGATGAAGATGTCAAACAAACAACATTGGGAAATAGTACCAGCAATCTATTTGCTTCATCGTTGGCAAATGTTTTGCCCAATTTCGTTGGAGGAGCTGGAATTTTTACATCAacatcttcatcatcatcattgggTCTAACAACGGCTACATCGGGAACGAATGGATTTTCTACAACAGGGCCACTAGTATTACCCGTGCCATCTTTACCTACAGTACAATTACCACCATCTTTGACGGCCAAGCCAATACTAAGTGGAATGCCAAATGCATCATGCGCGACTAATGGGATATCTATAAGCTCACAGTCTTCAAGTCATAgcactaccaccaccaccaataGCTCAACATCACAGATTTCTTCATCACTGTCATCATTAACGGCTGCCACCCCCTCATCGTTGGCATCACAAATATTCGCTTTGCCGCAGCTATCAGCCAAAGGGCCCATACCGATGCCGGCAAATAATACAGCCAGTTCAGTGGGTTGTCTCATAATAGAGCCTCAACTCTTTGCCTCGGCAGATACCTTTAAGAAGGAATTTGGTAATGTTTCTTCCGGTTCGACTTCATCCGCCAATTCATGCATCACCTCCACTACCAGTAAAACCCAGATTACACCATCCAATCTAAGCATATACCCGAATATCAATGCCCAGGTCACACCAGTATCGGCAGCAGCCTCAATGGCCAATGCTACTAATCTTTTGAATCCACCAATGATAACAAAAATTAGACGAGTTCAACCATCACCCCACCATCAAACTCCAACCGCCATAAACTTAAGTTACAATTCAACAGCGCCCGTAGTATCGTCTGCATGCTTATCATTGCCCTCTTCTTTGTCATATACTGGGCCAAATGGATTCTTTTCGACAGCACCCAATCTTTTGCCCAATAATTTCACAACAAATTTTGCAGCAAATTTAACACCGGTATCAAATACAGTCACCACCACCACCCTAAATGGGCCTTCGCCAGCCAAACGTCTTAAAACGGCCGAATTAGAAATATCAGCCATACTTCAGGCAAACAGAGATCTAGATGCCAATACTCTGTTCTTTTTAAGTCTTGCACGTTCGGTACGATCCATGCCCACAAAATTTCAGTCATTGGCTAAAATGCGTTGTATGCGAATAGTCAGCGATATTGAATTGGAATTAGATAATGTCAATTGCGATGGCTCGGACGTCAATAGCCctaacaataataaatactgtACAAACAATACGGATTCGCCACCTTCGGCCATTGGTAGCCATATAAATGAACCACCACAATCGGAACATTTTGTCTATGTAATGTCTCCATCACGTGTAGAAGGTATGATTGATTTGTCATCGGATGATGAGAATACTCAAAGTGTTAATAGTGGAGCTAATAGCAGTTGTGGAGTAGGTGGAACAACTGCAGCCAGTGGAAATGGAATCATTGGACAAAGTAATTAG
- the LOC142239435 gene encoding uncharacterized protein LOC142239435 isoform X2 yields the protein MDFLKPYQGPGRSNNGIILQKDEDETECDLGFQVLAKATSNSTDEDVKQTTLGNSTSNLFASSLANVLPNFVGGAGIFTSTSSSSSLGLTTATSGTNGFSTTGPLVLPVPSLPTVQLPPSLTAKPILSGMPNASCATNGISISSQSSSHSTTTTTNSSTSQISSSLSSLTAATPSSLASQIFALPQLSAKGPIPMPANNTASSVGCLIIEPQLFASADTFKKEFGNVSSGSTSSANSCITSTTSKTQITPSNLSIYPNINAQVTPVSAAASMANATNLLNPPMITKIRRVQPSPHHQTPTAINLSYNSTAPVVSSACLSLPSSLSYTGPNGFFSTAPNLLPNNFTTNFAANLTPVSNTVTTTTLNGPSPAKRLKTAELEISAILQANRDLDANTLFFLSLARSVRSMPTKFQSLAKMRCMRIVSDIELELDNVNCDGSDVNSPNNNKYCTNNTDSPPSAIGSHINEPPQSEHFVYVMSPSRVEGMIDLSSDDENTQSVNSGANSSCGVGGTTAASGNGIIGQSN from the exons ATGGATTTCTTGAAACCCTACCAGGGCCCAGGAAG atCAAACAATGGTATCATTTTGCAAAAAGACGAAGATGAAACTGAATGTGATTTGGGATTTCAAGTTTTGGCAAAGGCTACCAGTAATTCGACCGATGAAGATGTCAAACAAACAACATTGGGAAATAGTACCAGCAATCTATTTGCTTCATCGTTGGCAAATGTTTTGCCCAATTTCGTTGGAGGAGCTGGAATTTTTACATCAacatcttcatcatcatcattgggTCTAACAACGGCTACATCGGGAACGAATGGATTTTCTACAACAGGGCCACTAGTATTACCCGTGCCATCTTTACCTACAGTACAATTACCACCATCTTTGACGGCCAAGCCAATACTAAGTGGAATGCCAAATGCATCATGCGCGACTAATGGGATATCTATAAGCTCACAGTCTTCAAGTCATAgcactaccaccaccaccaataGCTCAACATCACAGATTTCTTCATCACTGTCATCATTAACGGCTGCCACCCCCTCATCGTTGGCATCACAAATATTCGCTTTGCCGCAGCTATCAGCCAAAGGGCCCATACCGATGCCGGCAAATAATACAGCCAGTTCAGTGGGTTGTCTCATAATAGAGCCTCAACTCTTTGCCTCGGCAGATACCTTTAAGAAGGAATTTGGTAATGTTTCTTCCGGTTCGACTTCATCCGCCAATTCATGCATCACCTCCACTACCAGTAAAACCCAGATTACACCATCCAATCTAAGCATATACCCGAATATCAATGCCCAGGTCACACCAGTATCGGCAGCAGCCTCAATGGCCAATGCTACTAATCTTTTGAATCCACCAATGATAACAAAAATTAGACGAGTTCAACCATCACCCCACCATCAAACTCCAACCGCCATAAACTTAAGTTACAATTCAACAGCGCCCGTAGTATCGTCTGCATGCTTATCATTGCCCTCTTCTTTGTCATATACTGGGCCAAATGGATTCTTTTCGACAGCACCCAATCTTTTGCCCAATAATTTCACAACAAATTTTGCAGCAAATTTAACACCGGTATCAAATACAGTCACCACCACCACCCTAAATGGGCCTTCGCCAGCCAAACGTCTTAAAACGGCCGAATTAGAAATATCAGCCATACTTCAGGCAAACAGAGATCTAGATGCCAATACTCTGTTCTTTTTAAGTCTTGCACGTTCGGTACGATCCATGCCCACAAAATTTCAGTCATTGGCTAAAATGCGTTGTATGCGAATAGTCAGCGATATTGAATTGGAATTAGATAATGTCAATTGCGATGGCTCGGACGTCAATAGCCctaacaataataaatactgtACAAACAATACGGATTCGCCACCTTCGGCCATTGGTAGCCATATAAATGAACCACCACAATCGGAACATTTTGTCTATGTAATGTCTCCATCACGTGTAGAAGGTATGATTGATTTGTCATCGGATGATGAGAATACTCAAAGTGTTAATAGTGGAGCTAATAGCAGTTGTGGAGTAGGTGGAACAACTGCAGCCAGTGGAAATGGAATCATTGGACAAAGTAATTAG